From a region of the Bradyrhizobium sp. KBS0727 genome:
- a CDS encoding DUF4238 domain-containing protein, translating to MNTPRNHHYVPQFYLRNFASDPEKKKVRTLAKSGEYAVWAERSIEGLGFERDLYVHTYAGVPVSVEDEINRSIETPISKSDTWAKIQSGRADALDRSDKPILYALVRHLEARTPHYLATQLELAQLAAQPEGDIPFTDEERAYYAELRANADLTKEMFNYMSAATDWSEAAYRGAGVTVVRTASAFRTSTIPVLATRAPEHPALRLPLPGMVPFAYNLALNPTTLVNLVLADFDDAFLNVEQGEDFRLGMNRQFAGQFGHFPHVRHMITDANDELVQDMMWAYYRLEKSDGLRMVFHRSTDWASSVSKSGG from the coding sequence ATGAACACCCCGCGTAACCACCACTACGTGCCGCAGTTCTATCTGCGGAACTTTGCGTCTGATCCCGAGAAGAAAAAGGTTCGGACGCTCGCCAAAAGCGGCGAGTATGCCGTCTGGGCAGAGCGATCGATCGAAGGACTTGGCTTCGAACGCGACCTCTATGTGCATACCTATGCCGGTGTCCCGGTCTCGGTTGAGGACGAGATCAACCGCTCCATCGAGACGCCAATCTCAAAAAGCGACACCTGGGCCAAGATTCAAAGCGGTCGTGCGGACGCCCTTGATCGATCCGACAAGCCGATCCTGTATGCTCTGGTCCGGCATCTCGAAGCGCGTACGCCGCACTACCTTGCCACGCAGCTGGAGCTTGCGCAGCTCGCCGCGCAGCCCGAAGGCGATATACCCTTTACGGACGAGGAGCGCGCATACTATGCGGAACTCCGCGCGAACGCAGATCTCACCAAGGAAATGTTCAATTATATGTCGGCCGCAACCGACTGGAGCGAGGCGGCCTATCGCGGGGCTGGTGTGACCGTCGTTCGCACGGCCAGCGCGTTTCGGACGTCAACCATCCCCGTTTTGGCAACCCGGGCTCCGGAGCATCCTGCGTTGCGGCTGCCGCTCCCCGGGATGGTGCCGTTCGCATATAACCTCGCCCTCAATCCAACGACACTTGTGAACCTGGTCCTCGCGGATTTCGATGATGCGTTTCTCAATGTCGAGCAGGGTGAGGATTTCCGGCTAGGCATGAACCGGCAGTTCGCCGGGCAATTTGGCCACTTCCCGCATGTCCGCCATATGATCACGGACGCCAACGACGAACTGGTCCAGGACATGATGTGGGCTTATTATCGCCTCGAAAAGTCCGATGGCCTGCGCATGGTCTTTCACCGGTCGACCGACTGGGCTTCTTCAGTCTCGAAGTCTGGCGGCTAG
- a CDS encoding TOPRIM nucleotidyl transferase/hydrolase domain-containing protein — MRAERLRRLERLGLFLPMLRIYRIDVPHKVEYLDDGRRYRDLGQVGEDEAWDGAIQTELAGFDFSQRVIRSWLEHGNAWDPRIQTSPHSTTIDTELRRHECYYSQFQIFELEHLLRALTATVEIEWALSDDATIDPEWGDQLKSNLSEYAARVVARETLVSGVEIGAICQVISDRYYPKTQGDERHVTIPMGLSHFSNWEWYAFARQWDAAGVAGALGLDKAGLKRIYERVFLQYRLIDPLENWRGLARFIRVEKRQRLKDAALRAQAFGEMAKMLRLFYQDAFGETLDAHGEYGRTVIERTPDIMAEDDPLRALELVANDFGVNPKPQLVLFVEGATELTVVPMLFDKMYATTLGVLGIELVNVRGVSNATGGSDSSYSALWRLIDYLHHHQTFAFVLLDNEGLAPTNIGKGLRRATSIHFPDRRVTRPNYVKLWKLSFEMDNFNDAELAKALTRYAEGQAAFSAADVKECRESASLPKKKAKLRTLDVLYTERIGRNLNKPQFGRELIDLMFDTATKRKPQHRPIVRFLEKVAERAGRNHQPLTQAMWEYNQRTGYFGTLRPGAVGRRKSPFGALVRKPKKPK, encoded by the coding sequence GTGCGAGCTGAGCGTCTGCGTCGGCTGGAGCGGCTCGGCCTGTTTCTACCTATGCTACGCATCTACCGAATCGACGTGCCGCACAAGGTGGAATACCTGGATGATGGTCGCCGTTACCGTGATCTTGGGCAAGTAGGCGAAGACGAAGCTTGGGACGGCGCCATACAAACGGAGCTGGCAGGATTTGATTTCAGTCAGCGTGTGATCCGGAGCTGGTTGGAGCATGGAAATGCATGGGACCCGCGGATTCAGACATCGCCACATTCAACAACGATCGACACGGAACTCCGGCGTCACGAATGCTACTATTCACAATTTCAGATCTTTGAGCTCGAGCATCTGCTCCGGGCTCTGACCGCGACCGTCGAAATCGAGTGGGCGCTTAGTGACGACGCAACAATCGATCCTGAATGGGGGGATCAGCTCAAGTCCAACCTTTCTGAGTACGCTGCCCGCGTCGTCGCGCGGGAAACGCTGGTTTCGGGCGTCGAGATAGGCGCCATCTGCCAAGTTATCTCCGACCGATATTACCCAAAAACACAAGGCGACGAACGCCACGTCACGATTCCGATGGGACTCTCCCATTTTTCCAATTGGGAATGGTATGCTTTCGCGCGCCAATGGGATGCGGCAGGTGTCGCTGGCGCGCTCGGTCTCGACAAAGCCGGTCTCAAGCGTATCTATGAGCGTGTGTTTCTTCAGTATCGACTAATCGATCCGCTGGAGAACTGGCGAGGGCTGGCGCGCTTTATCCGCGTCGAGAAGCGCCAACGGCTAAAGGACGCGGCCTTGAGAGCGCAGGCGTTCGGCGAGATGGCTAAAATGCTTCGGTTGTTCTACCAGGACGCGTTCGGCGAGACCCTTGATGCACACGGCGAGTACGGCCGGACCGTTATTGAACGCACGCCCGACATCATGGCAGAGGACGATCCCTTGCGGGCACTGGAGCTTGTCGCCAATGATTTTGGCGTCAATCCAAAACCGCAGCTTGTGCTTTTCGTGGAAGGCGCGACCGAGCTTACGGTCGTGCCAATGCTCTTCGACAAAATGTACGCGACAACGCTTGGCGTCCTTGGCATTGAATTGGTCAACGTGAGAGGCGTGTCGAACGCAACCGGTGGATCCGATAGCTCGTACAGCGCGTTGTGGCGTCTGATTGATTATCTGCATCATCACCAGACGTTCGCTTTTGTCCTATTGGACAATGAAGGCCTTGCCCCGACGAATATCGGTAAGGGCCTGCGGCGGGCGACGTCTATCCATTTTCCGGATCGACGCGTTACGCGGCCGAACTATGTCAAGTTATGGAAGCTGTCCTTCGAGATGGACAACTTCAATGACGCCGAACTCGCGAAGGCGCTGACGCGCTACGCTGAGGGGCAGGCTGCGTTTTCGGCCGCCGACGTTAAAGAGTGCCGCGAGAGTGCCAGCCTTCCGAAAAAGAAGGCCAAACTCCGCACCCTCGACGTCCTCTATACGGAGCGCATAGGACGGAATCTGAACAAGCCTCAGTTCGGGCGCGAGCTGATCGATCTCATGTTCGACACCGCGACCAAGCGAAAGCCTCAGCATCGCCCGATTGTGCGCTTTCTTGAGAAGGTGGCTGAGCGAGCCGGGCGCAATCATCAGCCGCTGACCCAGGCGATGTGGGAATACAACCAGCGCACCGGTTATTTCGGGACGCTTCGTCCCGGCGCGGTCGGGCGACGTAAAAGTCCTTTTGGAGCGCTAGTCCGGAAACCCAAAAAGCCCAAATAG